In Amycolatopsis methanolica 239, a single genomic region encodes these proteins:
- a CDS encoding PIG-L deacetylase family protein: MTATGPAMMPEDWNRALAVVAHPDDLEYGAAGAIARWTRQGKSVVYVLASRGEAGIDSMPPEEAGPLRTKEQLAAARIVGVEEVEFLDHPDGLIENGIPLRRDIAAAVRRRRPELVVTLNHRESFPGGGFNMADHRNVGLATLDAVRDAANRWIFRDLGLEPWSGVRWVAVGGSPVQTHAVDITGTFDLAVASLREHKAYLAALGGVMSEPEPFLRQFASAAGELAGVPLACTFELFPI, encoded by the coding sequence ATGACCGCCACGGGACCGGCGATGATGCCGGAGGACTGGAACCGGGCGCTCGCGGTGGTCGCGCACCCGGACGACCTGGAGTACGGCGCGGCCGGGGCGATCGCCCGGTGGACCAGGCAGGGGAAGTCGGTCGTCTACGTGCTCGCCTCGCGCGGCGAGGCCGGGATCGACAGCATGCCGCCCGAAGAGGCCGGGCCGCTGCGGACGAAGGAGCAGCTGGCCGCGGCCAGGATCGTCGGGGTCGAGGAGGTCGAGTTCCTGGACCACCCGGACGGTCTGATCGAGAACGGGATCCCGTTGCGGCGCGACATCGCGGCGGCGGTCCGGCGGCGCCGCCCGGAGCTGGTGGTGACCCTCAACCACCGCGAGTCGTTCCCCGGCGGCGGGTTCAACATGGCCGACCACCGCAACGTCGGCCTGGCCACGCTCGACGCGGTCCGCGACGCCGCCAACCGGTGGATCTTCCGCGACCTTGGGCTGGAGCCGTGGAGCGGCGTGCGGTGGGTGGCGGTGGGCGGATCGCCGGTGCAGACCCACGCCGTGGACATCACCGGCACGTTCGACCTGGCGGTCGCGTCGCTGCGCGAGCACAAGGCGTACCTGGCCGCGCTGGGTGGGGTGATGTCCGAACCGGAGCCGTTCCTGCGCCAGTTCGCCTCGGCCGCGGGCGAACTGGCCGGCGTGCCCCTGGCCTGCACCTTCGAGCTGTTCCCGATCTAG
- a CDS encoding dihydrofolate reductase family protein, whose protein sequence is MSKVFSSLGVSADGFLAGPRQTRKDPLGEGGEQLHRWMFETPDENRAEIDAIVDAGAFIMGRNMFGPVRGEWDEDWRGWWGDEPPYRGPVFVLTHFPHEPIEMEGGTTFHFVTDGIESALKQARAAAGDRNVSVAGGASTVNQYLAAGLIHELRLHIAPLVLGQGERLFAGLSDLNLEPVSSRTTSLVTHVTYRVGR, encoded by the coding sequence ATGAGCAAGGTGTTCAGCAGCCTGGGCGTGTCGGCCGACGGTTTCCTGGCGGGGCCGCGTCAGACCCGGAAGGACCCGCTCGGCGAGGGCGGCGAGCAGCTGCACCGGTGGATGTTCGAGACCCCGGACGAAAACCGGGCGGAGATCGACGCGATCGTCGACGCAGGCGCGTTCATCATGGGCCGCAACATGTTCGGCCCGGTCCGCGGCGAGTGGGACGAGGACTGGCGCGGCTGGTGGGGCGATGAGCCGCCGTACCGCGGGCCGGTGTTCGTGCTGACCCACTTCCCGCACGAACCGATCGAGATGGAGGGCGGCACGACGTTCCACTTCGTCACCGACGGCATCGAGTCCGCGCTGAAGCAGGCGCGGGCCGCGGCCGGCGACCGGAACGTGTCGGTGGCGGGCGGCGCCTCGACGGTGAACCAGTACCTGGCCGCCGGCTTGATCCACGAGCTGCGCCTGCACATCGCCCCCCTGGTGCTGGGACAGGGCGAGCGGCTCTTCGCCGGCCTCAGCGACCTGAACCTGGAGCCGGTCTCCTCGCGCACCACCTCGCTGGTCACCCACGTGACCTACCGGGTCGGCCGCTAG
- a CDS encoding winged helix-turn-helix transcriptional regulator has translation MTDERRSGCPINLSVEVLGDKWSLVVIRDMMFGNLRHFRELLQNSQEGIASNILASRLQRLTELGLVSRAPDPTHKQKVIYSLTEPAIQLVPVMAHLGAWGRRHLPVTRELAVRAELLERGGPQLWEEFMDELREQHLGIPRPPGRESVFAKLRSAYEAALAEQSA, from the coding sequence ATGACGGACGAACGCCGGTCGGGATGCCCGATCAACCTCTCGGTCGAGGTGCTCGGCGACAAGTGGTCGCTGGTCGTGATCCGGGACATGATGTTCGGCAACCTGCGGCACTTCCGGGAGCTGCTGCAGAACTCGCAGGAGGGGATCGCGTCGAACATCCTCGCGTCCCGGTTGCAGCGGCTGACGGAGCTGGGGCTGGTGTCCCGCGCCCCGGACCCCACGCACAAGCAGAAGGTGATCTACAGCCTGACCGAACCGGCGATCCAGCTCGTGCCGGTGATGGCGCACCTGGGCGCGTGGGGGCGCAGGCACCTGCCGGTCACCCGCGAACTGGCCGTGCGGGCGGAGCTCCTGGAACGCGGCGGGCCGCAGCTGTGGGAGGAGTTCATGGACGAGCTGCGCGAACAGCACCTCGGCATCCCGCGCCCCCCGGGGCGGGAGTCGGTGTTCGCGAAGCTGCGCAGCGCCTACGAAGCGGCGCTCGCCGAGCAGAGCGCGTAG
- a CDS encoding DEAD/DEAH box helicase, whose product MSITLESTSTVQSFADLNLPEPLLGALRKAGIDAPFPIQSATLPDALAGRDVLGRAQTGSGKTLAFGLALLARLEGGKARSRKPRSLVLVPTRELALQVSDALTPLARALGLWCRTAVGGMAFPRQADALHRGVDLLIATPGRLSDHVRQGTADLSEVQFIAIDEADQMADMGFLPQVREILDLTPRDGQRLLFSATLDGDVGQLVNRYMHDPVEHSVAPATASVDTMDHYVFQVSRQEKQSIVTEIGAREGRTIMFVRTKHHVDRLTDRLRERGVRAGALHGGKSQGQRNRVLQDFRDGHTTVLVATDVAARGIHVDDVSLVLHVDPAADHKDYLHRAGRTARAGASGTVVTLITPDQRRTVRRMTDKAGVRADQLVVRPGDAKLSDITGAREPSGVPVVDRPRDTAPRRGGGSRGFGGPQRPRRGGSYGDRDRGHGGGYRQQRPGRGPRRSTPSAS is encoded by the coding sequence GTGAGCATCACCCTTGAGTCCACTTCCACCGTGCAGTCGTTCGCCGACCTGAACCTGCCGGAGCCCCTGCTCGGGGCCCTGCGCAAGGCCGGCATCGACGCACCCTTCCCGATCCAGTCGGCGACCCTGCCGGACGCGCTCGCCGGGCGCGACGTGCTCGGCCGGGCGCAGACCGGGTCTGGGAAGACCCTCGCCTTCGGGCTGGCCCTGCTGGCCCGCCTCGAGGGCGGGAAGGCCCGGTCGCGGAAACCCCGCAGCCTGGTCCTCGTTCCCACGCGTGAGCTGGCCCTCCAGGTCAGCGACGCGCTCACCCCGCTGGCCCGCGCGCTGGGCCTGTGGTGCCGGACCGCCGTCGGCGGGATGGCCTTCCCCCGGCAGGCCGACGCGCTGCACCGCGGCGTCGACCTGCTGATCGCCACGCCGGGCCGTCTGTCCGACCACGTCCGGCAGGGCACCGCGGACCTCAGCGAGGTCCAGTTCATCGCCATCGACGAGGCCGACCAGATGGCGGACATGGGCTTCCTGCCCCAGGTCCGGGAGATCCTGGACCTGACCCCGCGCGACGGCCAGCGGCTGCTGTTCTCGGCGACGCTGGACGGCGACGTCGGGCAGCTGGTCAACCGGTACATGCACGACCCGGTCGAGCACTCGGTCGCGCCGGCCACCGCCAGCGTCGACACCATGGACCACTACGTGTTCCAGGTCTCCCGCCAGGAGAAGCAGTCGATCGTCACCGAGATCGGCGCCCGCGAGGGCCGCACGATCATGTTCGTGCGCACCAAGCACCACGTGGACCGGTTGACCGACCGGCTGCGTGAGCGCGGTGTGCGGGCGGGCGCGCTGCACGGCGGCAAGTCGCAGGGCCAGCGCAACCGGGTCCTGCAGGACTTCCGCGACGGCCACACCACGGTGCTGGTCGCCACGGACGTCGCGGCGCGCGGCATCCACGTCGACGACGTCAGCCTGGTGCTGCACGTCGACCCGGCCGCGGACCACAAGGACTACCTGCACCGCGCCGGCCGCACCGCGCGCGCCGGTGCGTCGGGCACCGTGGTCACGCTGATCACGCCGGACCAGCGGCGCACCGTGCGCCGGATGACCGACAAGGCCGGCGTGCGCGCCGACCAGCTGGTCGTTCGGCCCGGTGACGCGAAGCTGTCCGACATCACCGGCGCCCGCGAGCCGAGCGGCGTCCCGGTAGTCGACCGTCCGCGCGACACCGCCCCGCGCCGGGGTGGCGGCTCGCGTGGCTTCGGCGGGCCGCAGCGGCCGCGCCGCGGTGGCAGCTACGGCGACCGCGACCGCGGTCACGGTGGCGGCTACCGGCAGCAGCGTCCGGGCCGCGGCCCGCGTCGCAGCACGCCGTCGGCCAGCTGA
- a CDS encoding serine protein kinase RIO, which produces MRQHDFENFTPSSRRRRPRFDDEINPARSGRLTEQERQRLARVREDSYAEPAVPGGGDRYSTWDSAEHGPRPHPVWLVTDLAAVDTELGVLKTGKEAEVHLLRRGLPDRSRECLLAAKRYRSSEHRQFHRDSGYLEGRRMRRSRENRAMAQRTSFGRNLIAEQWAVAEFAALSRLWTIGAPVPYPVQRDGTELLLEFVGEPDGTAAPRLAQLRPEPEELRDLWFQTIGALDVLASEGLAHGDLSAYNILVHDGRIVLIDLPQVVDVVANPRGAEYLTRDVHNISAWFAARGLQVEADNLAFDLRQRAGLR; this is translated from the coding sequence GTGCGTCAGCACGATTTCGAAAACTTCACCCCAAGCTCACGTCGTCGCCGCCCGCGGTTCGACGACGAGATCAACCCCGCCCGCAGCGGCCGCCTGACCGAACAGGAACGGCAGCGGCTCGCCCGCGTGCGTGAGGACAGCTACGCCGAACCGGCGGTGCCCGGCGGCGGCGACCGCTACTCGACGTGGGACAGCGCCGAGCACGGCCCGCGCCCGCACCCGGTCTGGCTGGTCACCGACCTGGCCGCCGTGGACACCGAGCTTGGTGTCCTCAAGACCGGCAAGGAGGCCGAGGTGCACCTGCTGCGCCGCGGGCTCCCCGACCGCAGCCGGGAATGCCTGCTCGCAGCGAAGCGTTACCGATCAAGCGAGCACCGCCAGTTCCACCGAGACTCCGGCTACCTCGAGGGCAGGCGCATGCGCCGGTCCCGGGAGAACCGGGCCATGGCGCAGCGCACGTCGTTCGGCCGAAACCTCATCGCGGAGCAGTGGGCGGTCGCCGAGTTCGCCGCGCTCAGTCGCTTGTGGACGATCGGTGCGCCGGTGCCGTACCCGGTGCAGCGGGACGGCACGGAACTGCTGCTGGAGTTCGTCGGAGAGCCCGACGGCACGGCGGCGCCACGCCTGGCACAGCTGCGGCCCGAACCGGAGGAACTGCGCGACCTGTGGTTCCAGACGATCGGGGCGCTCGACGTACTCGCGTCGGAGGGGCTCGCGCACGGAGACCTGTCCGCCTACAACATCCTCGTCCACGACGGCCGGATCGTGCTCATCGACCTGCCCCAGGTCGTGGATGTCGTGGCGAATCCGAGAGGAGCGGAGTACCTCACCCGTGACGTCCACAACATCTCCGCGTGGTTTGCCGCGCGGGGACTGCAGGTCGAGGCCGACAACCTGGCTTTCGACCTGCGCCAGCGGGCGGGGCTGAGGTGA
- a CDS encoding NAD(P)/FAD-dependent oxidoreductase — protein MRVIVIGSGIAGASTAHQLARRGAEVIVAEAGRPGVATAAGAGIVCPWTSRRGDDEYRFAAAAAAYYPELVAQLAEDGAGDTSFEVVGGMVVSADPAELDEAFARVSARVAGEPAAGEVSRLDAAQARELFPALAPDLAAVHVSGGGRVDGRRMRGALLDAAVARGARIVEGAAELTGRGVRVAGEELAADKVVVAAGAWSSELVPSVSVAPQRGQISHFELPGADTAHWPVVLPVSSHYLLAFPGSRVVAGATRETGSGFDHRITAAGQREVLDNALTVAPGLADATLLETRIGFRPASPDGLPLLGPLAERPDVLIATGFGPGGLTAAPFAGRLVACLALGEEVPVDLAAYRPERFTGR, from the coding sequence ATGCGCGTGATCGTGATCGGCTCCGGGATCGCCGGAGCGAGCACCGCCCACCAGCTCGCCCGGCGCGGCGCCGAGGTGATCGTGGCGGAGGCAGGCCGCCCCGGGGTGGCGACGGCCGCGGGTGCCGGCATCGTGTGCCCGTGGACCAGCCGCCGCGGCGACGACGAGTACCGGTTCGCCGCCGCGGCCGCCGCCTACTACCCGGAGCTGGTCGCCCAGCTGGCCGAGGACGGTGCGGGCGACACCTCGTTCGAGGTGGTCGGCGGCATGGTCGTGTCGGCGGACCCGGCCGAACTCGACGAGGCCTTCGCCCGGGTGAGTGCGCGCGTGGCCGGGGAACCGGCGGCGGGCGAGGTCTCCCGGCTCGATGCGGCGCAGGCCCGCGAGCTGTTCCCCGCGCTCGCGCCCGACCTGGCCGCGGTGCACGTCTCCGGCGGCGGACGCGTGGACGGGCGACGGATGCGGGGGGCGCTGCTCGACGCCGCGGTGGCGCGCGGCGCCCGGATCGTCGAGGGCGCGGCGGAACTGACCGGGCGCGGTGTCCGGGTCGCGGGGGAGGAGCTGGCGGCGGACAAGGTCGTCGTCGCGGCCGGGGCGTGGAGCAGCGAGTTGGTGCCGTCGGTGTCCGTGGCGCCGCAGCGGGGCCAGATCAGCCACTTCGAACTGCCGGGCGCGGACACCGCGCACTGGCCGGTCGTGCTGCCGGTGTCCAGCCACTACCTGCTGGCCTTCCCCGGCTCGCGGGTCGTCGCGGGCGCCACGCGGGAGACCGGCTCCGGCTTCGACCACCGCATCACCGCGGCCGGCCAGCGGGAGGTGCTGGACAACGCCCTGACCGTCGCGCCGGGCCTGGCCGACGCGACGCTGCTGGAAACCCGGATCGGCTTCCGGCCGGCCTCGCCGGACGGCCTGCCGCTGCTCGGGCCGCTGGCGGAGCGGCCGGACGTGCTGATCGCCACCGGCTTCGGCCCGGGCGGGCTCACCGCGGCGCCGTTCGCCGGACGGCTCGTCGCCTGCCTCGCGCTCGGCGAGGAAGTGCCGGTCGACCTCGCGGCCTACCGGCCGGAGCGGTTCACCGGTCGGTGA
- the yaaA gene encoding peroxide stress protein YaaA, producing MLVLLPPSETKAAGGDGPPLDLDALSFSELNPLRRKLADALVELAGNVPESLDVLGLSARQEDEVARNAAIWSAPTLPALERYTGVLYDALDYGGLRPAARAKADRRLAVASALFGIARGDDRIPAYRLSGSTTLPALGTLRSLWRPVLEPALAEVDGLIVDLRSGAYAALARIPRAITVRVVTASGRTVSHFNKAYKGKLAAALATATREPATVEGLIGAAERAGITLDRVGEQELELITDR from the coding sequence GTGCTGGTGCTGCTGCCTCCTTCGGAAACCAAAGCCGCCGGTGGGGACGGCCCTCCGCTGGATCTCGACGCGTTGTCGTTTTCCGAGCTGAACCCGCTGCGGCGCAAGCTGGCCGACGCGCTCGTGGAGCTGGCCGGCAACGTTCCGGAGAGCCTGGACGTGCTGGGCCTGTCGGCGCGGCAGGAGGACGAGGTGGCGCGCAACGCCGCGATCTGGAGCGCGCCCACCCTGCCCGCGCTGGAGCGCTACACCGGAGTGCTCTACGACGCGCTCGACTACGGCGGTCTGCGTCCCGCCGCGCGGGCGAAGGCGGACCGCAGGCTGGCCGTCGCCTCCGCTCTGTTCGGCATCGCCCGCGGCGACGACCGCATCCCGGCCTACCGGCTCTCCGGCAGCACCACGCTGCCCGCGCTCGGCACGCTCCGGTCGCTGTGGCGGCCGGTCCTGGAGCCCGCACTGGCCGAAGTGGACGGTCTGATCGTCGACCTGCGCTCCGGCGCCTACGCCGCGCTGGCCCGCATCCCGCGCGCGATCACCGTGCGCGTGGTCACCGCGAGCGGCAGGACCGTGAGCCACTTCAACAAGGCCTACAAGGGAAAGCTCGCCGCCGCGCTGGCGACCGCCACCCGCGAACCCGCCACTGTGGAAGGCCTGATCGGCGCCGCCGAGCGCGCCGGCATCACACTCGACCGGGTCGGCGAGCAGGAGCTGGAGCTGATCACCGACCGGTGA
- a CDS encoding FAD-dependent monooxygenase gives MNRTVLISGASIAGPSTAFWLNRLGYATTVVERAPALREGGQAVDFRGEQVSVLRRMGLLEEIRAHQTSMGEQHILDASGRRVASLPSSMISGEVEIQRGDLSRVLYEATKDRTEYVFGDWITSLTETGSGVEVTFAHGAPRTVDLVIGADGLHSGVRALAIGPESRFRTEMGYACAGFSAPNHLRLDHTGLIYNVLGRGVTYAAQNPDGPANIGFVFAADGLTYDRKDEDQVKRLIAEVYDGVGWEVPRLLEGLRDAADLYFDELAHVYLPRYTSGRVALVGDAGWGAGPGGGGTGLAMMAAYVLAGELAAAGGDHAVAFERYESEVRPAAEAGAKQAKGTGPFLAPRTARGLWLRNQSHRMLTTRVFAGVFDKMTLKAANTSKLKDYGI, from the coding sequence ATGAACAGGACAGTGTTGATCTCCGGCGCGAGCATCGCCGGCCCGTCCACCGCGTTCTGGCTGAACCGCCTTGGATACGCGACGACCGTGGTCGAGCGGGCGCCCGCCCTGCGGGAGGGCGGGCAGGCCGTCGACTTCCGCGGCGAGCAGGTGTCCGTGCTGCGGCGGATGGGGTTGCTGGAGGAGATCCGCGCGCACCAGACGTCGATGGGGGAGCAGCACATCCTGGACGCGTCCGGGCGGCGCGTGGCGAGCCTGCCGTCGTCGATGATCAGCGGCGAGGTCGAGATCCAGCGCGGTGACCTGAGCCGCGTGCTGTACGAGGCGACGAAGGACCGCACGGAGTACGTCTTCGGCGACTGGATCACGTCGCTGACGGAGACCGGCTCGGGTGTCGAGGTCACGTTCGCGCACGGCGCGCCGCGGACCGTGGACCTGGTGATCGGCGCCGACGGGTTGCACTCGGGCGTGCGGGCGCTGGCGATCGGGCCGGAGTCGCGGTTCCGCACCGAGATGGGGTACGCGTGCGCGGGGTTCAGCGCGCCGAACCACCTGCGGCTCGACCACACCGGGCTGATCTACAACGTGCTCGGCCGGGGCGTGACGTACGCGGCGCAGAACCCGGACGGCCCGGCTAACATCGGTTTCGTCTTCGCGGCCGACGGCCTGACCTACGACCGCAAGGACGAGGACCAGGTGAAGCGGTTGATCGCCGAGGTGTACGACGGCGTCGGCTGGGAGGTCCCGCGCCTGTTGGAGGGCCTGCGCGACGCGGCCGACCTGTATTTTGACGAACTGGCGCACGTGTACCTGCCGCGCTACACCAGCGGCCGGGTCGCCCTGGTCGGCGACGCGGGCTGGGGCGCCGGGCCTGGCGGTGGCGGCACGGGCCTGGCGATGATGGCGGCGTACGTGCTGGCGGGCGAGCTGGCGGCCGCGGGCGGGGACCACGCCGTGGCGTTCGAGCGGTACGAGTCGGAGGTCCGCCCCGCCGCCGAGGCGGGCGCGAAGCAGGCGAAGGGCACCGGCCCGTTCCTGGCGCCCCGCACCGCGCGCGGTCTGTGGCTGCGGAACCAGTCGCACCGCATGCTGACAACCCGTGTGTTCGCCGGCGTGTTCGACAAGATGACCCTGAAGGCGGCGAACACGTCGAAGCTGAAGGACTACGGGATCTGA